The Coffea arabica cultivar ET-39 chromosome 2c, Coffea Arabica ET-39 HiFi, whole genome shotgun sequence genome includes the window ACCGACTGATTCATCTGATTTTCAGAACATCGCCTATAACTTGCTCATTAGATTAGTCAGTCATGACACAATTACTAGAAGACTTTGtttatgaatttcaaaacattagtattttctattttccttcCCCTTTTTTGTCGACTGTCCCTTTTGTGATTGTCTCACAAGCATAACAGCAAAGAACAAAGGAATAATACGCTCGGTAGCTCACTATAAAAAATTCCAAGTCGTTACAATCATCAAGTTTAAATGCACCGAAAGTGCTTGTATTACTCTGCTAGTCTATTGTAACTAAGTGTACAGCCCGATCttgtttaaaattaaaattagttTCTTAACTTGATTTACAAGTCTAATTttagttatatatattttttctaattttaaatAATCCACGTGTCACAAGCAGATTAAATAGTAATTTATTTTGTTGGTGGTATGAATAACACGATCTCAAAGAAGATACGTCAAAaagaacgaaaaaaaaaaggggctcATATCATATGGCACGTTCAGATAATTTATTATTACTAAATGAGTAGTAGATGGTGAGCTAGATAAGTCGGGGTGGTTAAACAGGAAGCGCCAATCTAAATGTTTTTTTCCCAAAGCTTCTCAATCAAGTTTGACAACCAAAAAGAGAGTGGGAATCTCAGTCAAAAAAAGTCGAAAAGTTTTATGGCAGTCATCATTGAGTAACTTTATAGAAAGTTCTATAAATTGTCCAATAGTTAATCACATCTTGCCATCTAAATAATCAATGGTTCTTGCCgtcaaattttaattaaattctacCCCTTATGAAAAAGCTTAGTTCACACAAGCCCTACCCCTGTTGTGCATTTTAATCAAATAGTTAATAGACccaaaattttgtcattttttatcTATTAACATTAACCCACGCTGAAAGCCATTATTAACGTATACCCAAATCCAATACGAGATTAAATcaatattaaaacaaataatAGATTAACTCAAGCGACAATTTACTAACATTCGTAAAATCACGAGCCAAATGTATGCATAGCTTTTGATTAATTGCTGCCTTCATCTTCCATGCAGTCCCTTCCATTGTAGATTACATGCATGGAGTAGAGAgcactttcctttttttcttttttggaattGAAACAGATGGAGAATtgtttttttgccctttttcccttttcttttctttgtgctttgtaaaaaaaaaaaattgtaaaatacGAAAATCTGAAAGATTCTTAATTAATTGGAATCAAGTATTTCTTCTTGAAATTAAGGACGTACACAAAAAGTCCCTATCCGAGTTGGTTTTTGACCTCTAGCTAGTAAACTACCACTTCTTTCAATGAGTTCAAACTAGGAAAAAGAAAGTATCGTGGCTGCTGAAACATTAAGTTTGTGCTTCAAATCCACAGTGAAACATTAGAGCAAGATCGAATGGTACAAAACAAAGTTAGTAATAATCAGATGTATATAACAATAATGAAAAGTGGCAGACCCTTTAATAATATATTTGAAGCTTTTTACTATTCAATGACCGACTAAATGTTTAGACTTGTCAACTAGTTGATCATTGATCACGGTAAAGTTTGACAACATGCATTAGTCTTAAGTTTACATGTGCATAAtgtgaaaactgaaaattccatTAACATAAACTTAATACTACTTCCTCCTTTTCAAGTCTTAGTGggaaatatattttatatacgtatatatacacacacacacacacacacacggtTTAAAGTTTCAGTTTTATGGAGTGTATTTAACGGCCttcaaatgaattaaaaagggttttaGCTAAATATGTTTGATGCTTGATAACATCCTTAATTACAAGATTACACGTTCGTTAAGAACGTCTCTCGGGTTTTTGCTTTGTTTAATAGTTAGCCAAAAATGTACACGACTAACAACACATTGCCATATGAGATGAACTAGATTTATATAAGCAGATCGATCAGTGGACCTACTTAAGAACGAGTAAAATTCCGCTTGCTGGTGAAGAATCTTCGGTCAAGATAGGTAAACAGGGGGGagctgaaaatggaaaatgtcCAGTTTGGGTCCACGTAGCATGATGATACTTTTCTTGTCCAGGTACCTCGTCCTCTCGCTGTTTTGCGGTACGACTAAACCAGGTCAACGCAGGTTGTCGCTGCatgggaagaaaggaagaaatacGGTAGAATGGAACAAGTCCATAAGACATGCAGATCCAGACAACGCAAAACCCTGTTTTAGTAAAACTTGATACTGCTTCTCCCATTGTTTTCCTTGCCTCTATATATGATACCCAAATCCCAATTCATTTCTCATCTCATTATTTAATCCCGCTACAATTACCATTCTCTAGACCTAAGGTTTTCTTGGTCCACTTTCTCCTACGCCAATTTTCTTGCAGGGCCTGTAACTTCACCTTAATGCTATTGGAACCCTTTTCAGACTAACAAAGTCTTTGAGAGCTTAAAATCCTTCCAAATACATTCGCTTATTGGTGGACGAGTCTTTTATCAAACAATGGCTCCTGGTTTAAGTCTTGCAGGTGAACTTGACAGGGACGATGAGCAATTAGAGAGCAGATATCAGAAAGGAGTTCAATATCTCTACGAAAATAGTAATGGCATCATGAGTAGAGTTCCGACAAAGTACATATTGCCTATCCCAGAAAGGCCGAATTCGAGGACAGAAGATCATTGCAATGCAAGAAGCACAAATCTCAACTTGCCTGTTATCGATTGTGCTGAGCTACAAGGGCCCGATAGATCCCAAGTTATTCAATCCTTGGCAAAAGCTTGCGAGGAATACGGATTTTTTCAGGTAGCTTTTGGGGTTTGACGTTGGTTTCAGAAAACTATGGCGTAAACTTAACAGTACTAATGTTTTTGGTTAACGATGCAGTTGGTAAACCATGGGATATCAAGAGAAATCATACAGAATATGATCGATGCAGCAAGAAGATTTTTCGAGCTTTCTTTTGATGAGAGAGCAAAGTACATGTCTTCAGATATGTTTACACCAGTTCGATATGGCACAAGTTTCAACCAAAACAAAGATAAAGTTTTCTGCTGGAGAGATTTCTTAAAACTAAGCTGCACTCCCATCTCAAATTCTCTCGAATATTGGCCATCTTCTCCTATAGATTTCAGGTATGCGTTCTTTGAtaagttaattttgtgaaatttggtaCTGCTAATGAACTAAGCTAGTCCAATATTCAATAAATACATTGTGTGTTTCATCAGTGAAAAAGACCTATGCACAGACCTTTTTCATCAAGTGAAACTCCTAATTCCCTGTCTTTGATGATGATCAGATTCTACTGTCATATATACTAGAAGTACTAAACAATTCTTATGGTTTTCTGATTGTAGGAAGGTAGCTCTTAACTACGCCAATCAAACTAAATCCTTGTACCTGATGTTAATGGGTGCAATTCTTGAGAGCCTAGGGTTGTTGGAGGAACCAGTGGAAGAAGTGAATGGCAATCCAATTCTGAAAGAATTCGAAGATGGAAGCCAACTCATGGTGTTAAATTGCTACCCTCCGTGTCCGGAACCTGACCTAACCCTTGGAATGCCGGCTCATTCTGATTATGGCTTGCTCACACTTCTTCTCCAAGACGAGGTTAAGGGACTTCAAATAGAGCATCAAGGAAACTGGCTCACAGTTGAACCCGTTCCAAACTCCTTTGTTGTTAATGTTGGTGATCATTTGGAGGTCCGTTCATCTTAATTTTAAcgtgatcaattttttttccaagttaCGTTACCGTACAGCTTGTGGATTCATTTGTATGTCTGCATTccgcaagaaaaaaaaaatccctttgAATTAAGGGCAACAAAAGGAGGTCGCAAAGGGGTGAAGGAACCCCTTGGAGATTTGATCAATTGACCTTTTTCCACTAAACTACATATAATTATACTTGTAGTTCTTCACATGGGGAAAAAAGTGTAGCGTATTAGCTAGCAAAGATTTCTCTAAATTCTAAGAATGGAGATAATATTATTGAATGATAGTCCAGCATTTTAAAGAAgatcagaaagaaaaagaaaaggcataCTCCTCGTATTACTGGAATACATGAAGAAGTTGACATGGCCTCTACACCTAATTAAGCCTTTTATTTACACAGGAAAACCTAAACCAAAACGCCATTCAGCAAAAATTGACCCGAAATGCTTTTAGTTCATAAGCAATATCTTCTTTGGGTTTGCTTTTAACATTTTAGCAATGATTTCATGTATTTTACTCTCAATTTCTTGCGAATGAAGATTAAATCTTGGTCTGTTTTTCGTTTGATTGGCAGATATTTAGCAACGGGAAATACAAAAGCGTGCTGCATAGGGTTCTTGTGAATTCCTCGAACCATCGAATATCTACTGCCTCATTGCACAGTCTGCCTTTCGATTGTGTGGTTCGACCATCGCCTAAGCTCATAGATGAAACCAACCCCAGGCGTTATAAGGATACAGATTTCGCTACATTTCTTGAATACATCTCATCCCGTGAACCCAAGACCAAAAATTTCCTAGAATCCAGGAAATTGATGTGATACTCAGAACAATTTCCAATTCTCTCCATCActccaagaaagaaaaacagactAAAGTTTTGAATATAGCGCTTGTTACGTATTATTCATGTGCTCAAGATGagaaatttcttttaattcCCTTTTTGAATTGTTTAAACAGCAACGTGCATTGTTCTGAACTTTTCTTTGTGACCAAGGCAGGggaagaaaatgaaggaaacaTTTTCACGACTGATAAAGTCACGGCACTAGCCATAAACGCTCTTCATTTTTAGTTTCGTGCACTTCCAATCGTCACATAACCGatgacttttcctttttttttttttttttgtaaaacaaaTGACCattaaatgattttttttttttactttttggtGGAGGAAATTACTCGAGAAGCCCCAAGTCCTCCAAATTGACTTAGCTCCTCTCCAATGGATTCTCTCTCCATTTTCACAATCCACACCTGAATGTATAACATGTGtcttcatttattaataaatgttagaattaatcaaatttaaaatgatCATATCTCTTTCTAATGAATAAAAATACATGTCATACATTTAGGTTTGTattatgaaaaatgaagaaaaaatccACTAGAGAGAAGCTAAATCCCCTCGAAGTCTCATGCCGATCAGAAAGGAGGAAAAggatatgtatataagtttgaACTCATGAACTATCAAATAACCTAGATTAAGCATTTGTGAACTTAAATCATTATAATCGGTATAACTTGGACTAGCGTATTTTAATTGTGACTAAATGCTATATAGGACTAAGTATCACATTAGGTGAGGCAGCTCCAAAACTTGTTCAGGACTAAGTGCCTCATCAGATTTAGTATGAGTAGCGGATAATTTGGATTACGAGAGGTTTTAAGAGTGCAAAGGTCAAGGTCTTGAATAGGTGAACGAGAATAATTTGAATTGATCATTTCAAACTTGTAATTCAgctcaaaagttatttgaatcaCCTCGTAAATTGAAGGTGTGATAGGTTATTTGTGAAGCACAGAGCTAATCGACTTACTTATtgataataaataataaatcgTTAAAAAGTGGAATGCCTGTCTCTAACTATTTCCTTTCACCAAAATGATAGAGTTTCggtattccttttcttttctttctttttttttttttgcaaaaataaaatttctagATACTTATGTTGGCATGGACTGCATATACAGCCTGTTGCTGAGATTTGCTAAATCCTATAGTCATGGTGAACATCGTGCTTTCTAAATCCTATAGACAGGTTTAGCATGATccattgctttttctttttgttgtcgATATTTTCCTAGATAGTATTTTCAGCTAAAGCTATTTTCAGGATAGTGTAGGCAAGAAAATTCATGCACTTTCTCGATGATTGTCTCTCTCAAACACACGCGTTAAATAGGGGTTAGCTTTCGTGGGGGAAAATTAGGCTGCATCTTAAATTCGAAAAGAATCCCTTTATAGCGGATCGATTCATTCGCTTGTTCAGGGCCACAACATTTGACTACAGAGGTTTTAGGTCGCAAGTTTTTATTAGTTCCAGAGTGGGCTTGCAGTCATTCGACGGGTCTTCAGGCTCTGATGTGGTTTCTGCTGAAGAATCAAAGGTATCTTTTAATGGGATGCTTCCAAGGAATCAATGTTCAGTGTTTTGAATTTCTCAGTGGATGTGTTTCTAGAACATGATTTTGAAGAAGCTAAGATGGAATAATGGTAAAAATATCTTGTTGacaagataaaaataaataaatattcaagAGTGTCTAGAAAAGATAGTAGTACTCCCAGCCTAGAAGAATATGGTTAACGCGCGGATACATATTTCACGAATTAGCCTCAAGAATTCTCATATTATAGACGGTGAAATCAATTAACTCCTGCATGTTGAATAAAACCAATAGAAATTTCAGATCCTTCTAGTTAGCACCAAACTCGCCTTTGAGACTACATATTTCAAGTCGTTAtcaatgatttttcttttaataagtTCTATCATGCATTTTCTACCGATCAAACTTTAGCTTGCCGTGTTATTTATGTCGAGACAAACTATGACGGGCCGGATTGAACATTTCTTTTCAATGCTAGACTTTTGTTGCTATCTATGAATGAATTTGTTAAAGGTTGGTAAGAGGATCAGCTGTTTCTTCATCCTCTTCTGTCTCTCAACTGCTTCTTTAATTTGCTTCTTGGGATCGCAAGTTGGTAATTCAGGCTGATCCAGATATCAAATTCAGAAGAGAGAGGGATTCCGGATGCGATTAACTTTTGCGACGGGATATTGTTTCTGCATGGTTCGAGCCTACCAGCAGAACCTGATGTTGTTAAGCATGTTTCAAGGATGAAAAGTAGCATCTATAGTACCACGATTGAAGATCCAATTGTTAGATAGAAATGTCTTTGCGGTCACCATATTGACCTTTGTGACTACGGACTACCAAATATGAACAAGAAATGTAATCCAACAGTGGTAAGCTAGCTGGGGTTTCATTTCTCAAAGAAAATTACTAATCAGACAGACTATAACACCAAAATGGCATGGTTCCTTGTCAGAGCACCATACCGTCATCTACGCATGgaaacttttgatttttgtcAGAAACTGGACCCAGTTTAAAGATGTGAAACGGAACGACCAAAATTAAATGGAGAGCTTTAAGGGTTTGGTTGGCCTCTTCAAGTAGCATTTTTCTACATGATGACTCTAAACAATGGGGTCTAAATTAATATAATATCACTCGTGACTTTCTGGATGCATTCAACtacaagcaaaagaaaatctaTTTCAGAGATGTAATCTAGTTACTTTTTGCTCGATTAAAGTCTTAAAATATTGGATATACACTCAACAAAACGTATTATCTGATCTTTTGGAGACTTGGTAAATTGATTAATTGATCTCCATATCTATACATTTTCCTCTTCATGTTTTGCTACGAAAAACGCTCATAGCGTCGCGACTCGAGTCCAAAGGCTGGCTCAAGTAATTTTTGAATCAAAATTCACTGACCCAAAATAGTTAACCCAAATTATCTAATAGCTCAAGGATCCAAGTTCTTAtatctttcctttccttattcCCACCACCGATGTGGGATGCCTCATTCTCCCCatctttaggattttgcatcctCGCAAAGGACGTCAGAATTCAAATTATACGAGCTAAACTATTCACTAGGTTCAAATTATACGGACTCTAGAGGTGACTCCCGTCCGACGTAACACTTAGTCTCACAGATCCTAAAGGTAGCTCATGTCAAACGTGGCATTTAGCTCATTGCACGGAACCATAATCCGCTAGTCCAAGCTCACCCTGTCGAGTGGAGCACTTAACTCCTTGCACTCCCTTGCATGGTCAAAACCATAACCCGCTAGCTCAATCTTACCCCACGCAGGTGAGCACTCCCTCGCATAGTCAGAATCATAACCTACTGGCACAAGCTTACCCCACGCAGGTGGTCCTCGTCGAACGTGGCACTTAGCTCCTTGCACTTCCTTGCATAGTCAGAATCGTAATTCGCTGACCCCGTCGAATGGGGTTATCCGCTGGCCCAAGCTCACCCCGTCGAACCTTGCACTCCCTTGCATAATCAAAACCATAATCCGCTGGTCCAGATTCACCCCATGCAGGTGGTCCAAGAATCGTTAGGGTTCAACTATTATGACCTGGATCCGAGAGTTGGCCCAAGTAATTTTTGGACCAAAATCCACTAGTCCAAAATAATTAACTCAATTTACCCAATGACAGAAGGGGACACAAGTTCTtatacttttcctttccttttttccacCACCGATGTGGGATACTTGAGGTAGCAAGAGCTTTTGATTAAGACTCAACTTGCCAAAATTATAAAAACAGTTAACAACCTTACCTattatcaaataaccctaaaGACATCTGCCAGCAAAGCAGATATATGCATAGAGGAACCCCAATCCATATTGATGAAGATCAATACTGTTTAAAGTGTTTACGAAGCCAGGTTACCTCATCTGTTTAGCCATAGTAGACTCGCCTAGAGTGAAGAATGAGATTGTATCCGATACCAAAAACAGGAGGTAAAGTCACATTCGAAACACCTTTGTCTACAACAAAAGCTGCACCAGGCATCATCAACCACTCCCCAGTCCCCATTAATGTAATCTATCCTGCTTGGTAGCCACAGATCAAATTGACCACCTTAACATGTCCAAGAAGCTCAGAAAGGCACACACCCACTCACAGTTGCGCTTCAATTCATATAACTTAGCAAAATAGgacaaagaaagaagaaaaaaaacattACGAAATGTATAATATCGAGTATTCATAGTATTTGAAAATTATCTCCTCCCGGTGCCCTCTTTTTGAGTACCGAAATATAATGTAATCCAACAGTGATAAGCTAGCATTCAATTTCACATAAAATTTAATTAAGACAAAATATAACACTAACATGGCATGGTCTCATGTTGCAATATCATGTCGCAGCTTCAACCCAACGTGCAAACTTTGATCTTTGCCAAAAACTGAACCAGCTCAAAGATGTCAAAACCGAATAATCATAATGGACAAATTTGGGGGCTTGATATCTGGGTGCATGCAATATAGATACAGATGATAACTCTTAAAAGATTGGTTCAATATATAGCAAAATATCACCCATGATCGATATTTGGGTACGTTCAGCTAAAAGCGAAAGAAAGTCAATTTTAGAGATGTAAACTAGTTGATTGAACTCGATTAAATTCTTAGAATGATGGATATATACTCAATGAAATAGATTATCTCATTCTATCCTTCGTCTTTTTGCTCTAGGAAAAGTTTTTTTCCCTCCCATTTCCACATGCTATGCAAGAACAATGAACATCTTCTCCGCTGTCTAATGCAATTATGCAACTTGCTGGCTCCGTAAcacctccccccccccctctctctccaaaatttttttccgcCATTATCAATAACAACACAGTTGGATACATAAATTTGGCAACATGGGTGGGGAACTCAAAAGGATATGGTGTCAATGTAGGAGATGAAGACACGAAATAGGATATGGTTGGAGGCACCCAATCGACTCTCCAACTAGTACAACAAGTTGTCCAAAAGGGAGGAGGAAGAAATCTGTAAATAGGGTCGTCCTCCAAGCAATTCAGCACAAAGCAAATCAAAGAGAGCAGCAGCACTGTTCATAACTGCTGAACCCGCCAGCCAAAGTTCTCTAAACTCCAATTGCGGTTAGCACCAATGGCTTACAGTTATCGTAACTTCCTCCTTCTCTTTGCATTCCTCCTCGTTTCAACCACAACTCCATATCTCATGGTCTCCTCTATaacggacagaatgtagctgcAATTGTGGTGAAGGGCGTCTTGGGCTGCAACTCAACCGGAAACCCTACACCAGGCTGCCTACCCCTCGCATCCGTACCTGTTACTTTTTCCTGGGTCTTCGTTGCCGGTTTTCCATACTACAACTTTTCTGATGGATCCTTTAGTTTCCTTATAGCTGATTTAACAGCCGTAGCAGCCTTGCCCCATGGAACTGTACTGGCAGAACTCACTGCGGCTGTTAACCTGAATGCCGTGACCAATTGTGCTGCTTTACCTTCCACAGGCTATCTCAGGTCTCCAGTTAATAAAAATTCTGCATCTACTATCCAAGGATCGGCCACAGGAATTACGCTTGCTGTCGTTGTTTCAGGGTTTACTTATTCAGCTGCTTGATTCCTAATGCAGCTGCTTCGGTGTTTCGTCTCTCTTGTTTATCCAAGTTGATGATTTGTTTcgttgtttttatttcattttttcttttgctatcATCGCCAATGTTGTGTTTTGTTACCAATATCTCGTTGTTTCCATATTGACTGAAGCGTGTAATCGCGTTTTTAGTGAAATCAATAAATTGCAATTTCATTATGTAACTGGCTAGTTAGGTGATTTTGTCAACAACAGAATGAGTGTTTCCTTCCATACGGAGGTCCTATTCTGGTCAAGATTTCAATCATAAAAACTGTTGGCGTACTGAATAAACCAATGTTTTTAAaatcggaccgttaattgaaccggtgaagtgaaagggtcgagattCAACCGGTTGGACCGGTTCAatctcggttcaatgaatttttaaaaaaataatttatataaatatatatatgcacaaaataagacatgtaatggataatttaatactttatatgatgaaaagtttactattttcgaataacttggatttttaaaaataatttttctaaattataagttaaaaacaaataaattttatctcaatttcaattatatctaccaaaaaaatcttaaatccaatccaaaaatatcacaatatttgaaattatacaaaattcacgtctatgagaatttagacattgtgaacttaaattttaatttacgttttgaaATTTAgatattgcaatttaaaaaaggaagtttggagttcgaaggaaatcaagagaatcgaaaatagaaatacaAATTTGATGAGAAActaaaaatgagataaaagtgagtggttgtggcattaaataaattgggttaaagaaaaataattcttttttaactttttttaatttaatggacaaaaataaaattaaaagatggaagaaaacatcaataaattaaaaataaagagatttgattaaaaaataagtggcaaaagaaaagatgagagagagagagagaaagagttgaagataaaaaaaaaagagcaatgagaggatgagattttataaggaaaatgaaacaaaagaaatatgaatgtttgttttatataaataagttataaaaaaaaactaataagatgtgatggtaCAACGGTTACTACATTGATCTTCTATTACAAAGATCTTGAGTTCAAATCTTGATAAttgcattttgcaaaaaaaaaaaaaaaaaaaacttgaaaatcaGAAATGACCGGTTCAAATCCGGTTCGGCGGTTTCGCGATCCAATTGGTTTTTGACCGGTTTCTTGGCAAAGTCAACCCTGcattgaaccggaccggtgccatggccggttcgcggttcaaccggtcgaaccggccgatCCGGTCTGATTTTCAAAACACTGGAATAAAGACTGTGGATGCAAATGCAATTCCACTATTCCTTGTCAAGATACTTAAATATTCCCCCAAATATCACATCACATCCTACCGAAATGGgaacaaaatatataaataaataaaaccgtATGGGATAGCTTGAAATCCTAAACAGTCGGTATATGCTCAATACACTAGTACTATTCCAAAGGATTTATGCACTTGAACCAGATGAATGTCCTCCTAGTAGACTTGTATAGGCAGATAAGGTACTACTTTTCCGGGGTTATCTTGAGAATGATAGTATAAAAGAACCAGAAAGGACTGAATTCATGCTAAGTGATATTAACAACGCTATAAAACAGCCAAACGACTATTCTTGTCATGTGAATCTCTAGTGACTGGTAGTTTAAGactttgcatgcatgcatgtatGCCCACACTGATAACCATCCAAGCACGTTTTCAATGTATGAATGAGTTGTTCCGTTTAGTCTCCATTTCCTGTATATACGACTTACCACGCTAGAATcagaaaaggtgaaagaaacACCTTAGTCGCTAAAATGGCCAACttctttcattttgaaaaattaactAACACGAATTAAGCTTCCctctttcttgtttcatttagAAAAGTTGGTTTAAATTGAAGTCCATACAAGTATAGGTATATATCTTCGGACATGTCGGCTACTCTAAGGTGAGGTAGATGACAATATAATGTCACTGGTTAAGCAGTGAAACGAAAACAAAATATTTGGTACTAATTGCCGCATTAACGGTTTCAGGTTGGGTACGTGTAATATTAACTAACATGAATCAAGTACGTTCTCTCTACATCTTCACCTGATATGCACTCTAAACTACTCCATCTAAATATGAAGACAGATTTCCCGAAGAAGGAGTTGCATCAAAATATCTACAAAATTCCCCAAGAACTATccagaaaattttcattaaatttcGCATAAAAAGTAACCATTGTAGG containing:
- the LOC113725744 gene encoding probable 2-oxoglutarate-dependent dioxygenase SLC1, with the translated sequence MAPGLSLAGELDRDDEQLESRYQKGVQYLYENSNGIMSRVPTKYILPIPERPNSRTEDHCNARSTNLNLPVIDCAELQGPDRSQVIQSLAKACEEYGFFQLVNHGISREIIQNMIDAARRFFELSFDERAKYMSSDMFTPVRYGTSFNQNKDKVFCWRDFLKLSCTPISNSLEYWPSSPIDFRKVALNYANQTKSLYLMLMGAILESLGLLEEPVEEVNGNPILKEFEDGSQLMVLNCYPPCPEPDLTLGMPAHSDYGLLTLLLQDEVKGLQIEHQGNWLTVEPVPNSFVVNVGDHLEIFSNGKYKSVLHRVLVNSSNHRISTASLHSLPFDCVVRPSPKLIDETNPRRYKDTDFATFLEYISSREPKTKNFLESRKLM